A stretch of the Solanum dulcamara chromosome 6, daSolDulc1.2, whole genome shotgun sequence genome encodes the following:
- the LOC129892235 gene encoding squamosa promoter-binding protein 1-like produces MEIANNQLKSMEKNDDLLVISTSENAKKKIITTNNNNNNKKGSSSSNSSSSLIRSCQAEKCSVDLSDAKQYHKRHKVCEYHAKSHVVVVAGLPQRFCQQCSRFHELTEFDESKRSCRRRLAGHNERRRKIMPPLSSSSSADQISLYPR; encoded by the exons atGGAAATAGCTAATAACCAGCTGAAATCCATGGAGAAAAATGATGACTTGTTGGTAATTTCCACTAGTGAGAATGCTAAGAAGAAGATTATtacaacaaataataataataataacaagaaaggatcatcatcatcaaattcttcttcttcactaaTAAGAAGTTGTCAAGCAGAGAAGTGTAGTGTTGATTTAAGTGATGCTAAACAGTACCATAAGAGGCATAAAGTCTGTGAATACCATGCTAAGTCTcacgtcgtcgtcgtcgctggACTCCCCCAACGTTTCTGTCAACAATGCAGCCG CTTTCACGAGCTGACGGAATTCGATGAATCAAAAAGGAGTTGCCGGAGGCGTTTGGCTGGACACAACGAAAGGCGAAGAAAGATCATGCCGCCATTGTCGTCATCATCATCTGCAGATCAGATCAGTCTCTATCCAAGATGA